In one window of Pseudomonas putida DNA:
- a CDS encoding glycine betaine ABC transporter substrate-binding protein, whose protein sequence is MATTTRMRRFLGVTGALVLAMGAAQAMAKEVSIGYVDGWADSVATTNVAAEVIKQKLGYDVKLQAVATGIMWQGVATGKLDAMLSAWLPVTHGEYWSKNKDNVVDFGPNFKDAKIGLIVPEYVKANSIADLKTDTSFKQKIVGIDAGSGVMLKTEQAIKDYDLTGYKLTASSGAAMTAELGRSYAKQQSIAVTGWVPHWMFAKWKLKFLEDPKGVYGAAETVNSIGSKELATKAPEVAEFLKKFQWQSKDEIGEVMLAIQEGAKPEAAAKDWVAKHPERVKEWTGK, encoded by the coding sequence ATGGCGACTACTACAAGAATGCGACGTTTCCTGGGCGTGACCGGCGCCCTGGTGTTGGCCATGGGTGCTGCACAGGCCATGGCCAAGGAAGTAAGCATCGGTTACGTGGACGGGTGGGCCGACAGCGTCGCCACCACCAACGTGGCTGCCGAAGTGATCAAGCAGAAACTCGGCTACGACGTGAAGCTGCAAGCGGTGGCCACCGGCATCATGTGGCAGGGTGTCGCCACCGGCAAGCTCGACGCCATGCTTTCAGCCTGGCTGCCGGTGACCCATGGCGAATACTGGAGCAAGAACAAGGATAACGTGGTCGACTTCGGCCCCAACTTCAAGGATGCCAAGATCGGCCTGATCGTGCCGGAGTACGTCAAGGCCAACAGCATCGCCGACCTCAAGACCGACACCAGCTTCAAGCAGAAGATCGTCGGCATCGATGCAGGCTCCGGAGTCATGCTCAAGACCGAGCAGGCGATCAAGGACTACGACCTCACCGGCTACAAGCTGACGGCAAGCTCCGGCGCGGCGATGACGGCGGAACTTGGGCGTTCGTATGCCAAGCAGCAGTCGATCGCGGTCACCGGCTGGGTGCCGCACTGGATGTTCGCCAAATGGAAACTCAAGTTCCTCGAAGATCCCAAGGGCGTCTATGGTGCGGCGGAAACCGTCAACAGCATCGGCAGCAAGGAACTGGCGACCAAGGCGCCGGAAGTGGCCGAGTTCCTCAAGAAGTTCCAGTGGCAGTCCAAGGACGAGATCGGCGAAGTGATGCTGGCGATCCAGGAAGGGGCCAAGCCTGAAGCAGCGGCCAAGGACTGGGTGGCCAAGCATCCTGAGCGGGTCAAGGAGTGGACGGGTAAATAA